A stretch of DNA from Diospyros lotus cultivar Yz01 chromosome 14, ASM1463336v1, whole genome shotgun sequence:
atttggaaaatagtagggggtcaaaatgaaatttctcaaaaaacCAGCCATGGCCATCGCTAGCCACCATTGCCACCTCTAGTAAGCCTATTTATGATGTTGGTAAGGTCATTTCAAGGGCAAAAAATGGGCCCCATAGCATGGTAGGTTGATCGGGATCGAGCATGGTCGTGATTTGATGGGGTATGGTCGAGTATGACTGTGAGTTGCCGAAAAATTGGGAAGAGGTAATCTCGGTCGATTTCGGGCCAAATCAAACCTCCAAAGGCCATTAATGCTTGAGGTGTGACAAGATTAGATCGATTAATGGCTCAAATGTGCCTATAAATAGCATAAAATGGACTGAGGGTTTCTCACAATTTCGACCTTCAATCTAAAGGCTTTAGTGGATAAATCGAGAGAAATTGTTAGATGGATTTTGTTCCTTGGTGAGCGGGGAgaaattctggagattttgaggcattttggtaTAGGTTTGAGTGAAGTTCGAAGCTTGGCCGGAAAGTTGAAGGGTCACCAGAGCTGAGGCTTTAAATGACTGATGGGAGGCTTTTTAGTGGTGTTTTCAGGCCAACGAGGGTGCCAATATGATTGACTTGAAGAGGGCTACTAGGTGGTGTGGTCGAGGAAGAATTCGGATCGTCGGCGGCAAGGGGCTCACCTGAGAAGACGATCGACGGGTACAAAGCACGCACGAGTTTTTACACGCAAGCACGTGGCTTGGGCGCATGGAGTGAggtatttttctaatttttttaatatttttagaaaaatattttataaattatagcggagaaaaaattgagaaaatacttgaggaagtatttattttggaattttcgaggagaaaataaggagaaattatgaaagatagatgttgatattcttttgaatgaatatAATGTCTAGGGATCGTTGAGGCTCGAGATTGAGTAATAGTACGATTATTGAGGCCTTCACAAAAATCAAGGTTGGTACGAAATCGAGATATTTTGAATTACCgttaaggtgagtgttcgctCGATAACTcgatttattgtgagtggttctactatCAACTTAGTTTATTTCGGGTGATTtgaccctatacttgattttgtttcatgTAATGGTTTtagcatgtgaatggttgatttcatgtggatggttTATCCAAATTGTTTACTTTTGTGTGCATtgaaaaacttgcattaaaatgtCGTTTTATGTAATGCATAATTACATGCtgtggttatggcattggcaCTTGTGTTGGACTTgggatgcttttgagtaggaacGTAATCTCTGACGTGATTGTGGTGAGTCAGGTTCCTACATTGATGTTGACTCTCCCGTGTCGGGAGTGGTAATGATTGTTCCTGAGGTGTTAGAGAGATGCGTTGATGTTTCCCTTCTTAAGTTAGGGTTGTGTTGTGCCATTGTGTCGATGTgattatgttgcctttagagatattgctcttttcccgtggtatgggttaagtgctgtgtgggattctcttaggccgGGAGATGTTGGGATATGTCTAttgttcatggtcttgcatacattcacgaaaatgttttgaactccCACTTAGATGTtccagcatctaatttggattatgttccttgaatattcaaacgttccaggtgaaaacAGCGACGCCAAGGGAAATGatgttatcgagatgtagctgataGTTACATATTAGATCTTTTGTAGGTCTTTTATTATGTACGAGATACTCAGCTGTAggtgtattattttgatgatgttatgTTGAACATCAATGGTACGATTTCTATCtatgaataaagaaattgcAATTATGTATCATTGaagtttcgatcttgcttccattgatgtgatgatattactagTCTTAGCTTATTCCATTAAGTTGATATGCTGAGATGgtagatcgggattgtcggggtttaatttatgttgagaaaaaaaaaatatattcccaaaatcctggGTTAATGCACGCTtgagaaaagtggggtgttacaagtagcatttgaaaaaaaacaaatgacaaTAGTACTAGCATAAATAAGAAGGCAATAAATGCCAAAAATGAGCAAAGACCTTACCTTGTAATGAACAAAAGTGTAATGCACCGAATCCAAAACGAGTCCAAATAGAGGTTTGGATCTGATAGGTAAGCTAAAAAGGGGAACACATACTGTCCTTAAAGCAATGCTTATTAGGCTTACGCTAGATGAAATAAACAACAGCTTGAAGAGTAAGCTGAGCCACCATTATCCATGATGACTTGCCATACCATCTACGAGTAGCCTAGAAAATCCCACTGGACTAGCATTGCCAGAACTAAGCAAACTTCACCTGACGATGAGAGACGACCTGCCAAGAGAAGGAATAAACAAAGAACACATGGTTGTGGCACTCTGTTGTAGCCTGACAAAGATAACACTTGTTggtgaaaggaaaataaagattAAGACGATCTAGAGTGGACAAGCGCTCCCTAATAGTAGGCTAAAGAATAAAAGCATAAGAGGGAACACCCAACCCATGCTAAACAAGATGATTCTAGGGGACCTTATTGTGTCGAGTCTATAGGGCCCACAATGCAAATTTCACTATGAAAACACCATTAGAAGCTGGGAGCCACCGGGAGCGATTAGGGAAAGAGATCTGGGGTCGACTAGACATCGAGGAGAGAAGCTAAAGAACCTGAGAGGGGCATGAATCAAGCCAACACCAGGTTTCTCACACAATAATGTTAGAAACCCTAGCAGTGGAGTGGTGAGAAAAGGAATCAAAAAGCACCCCCAGGGGATGCCAGTGATCATGCCCTAGAAAGACTCTCCAACCATCACCTATATACCACCCAAAGAATCAATGAACCTTACCCCTAAGTTGGAGAAGCTTATGCTGGtaccaagggaaagaatatggGGTCAAAAGGAACCAAAAACATGAATCTCTAATGCGATAAGAGTGAATCCATTGAATCTAGAGGGATTCAAAAGAAGTCTGCATAAAATGCTAGATAAGTTTAGCAAAAAGGGCTTGATTCCATAAGAACAAGGGATGAAGACCCAAGCCACCTTGATCTTTAGGACAACAGATGTCAAGCTAAGACACTTTGGCCTTATGAGGAGATAAGTCTGAGCCACTTCGTAGGAAAGCACAACCCATCTTCTCAAGCTCTTTGAGGACCTTTTTTTGGAGAATAAAGATATAGGCCTAATAGATGTGAATAGTGAAGAGCACTGATTGAACAAACTAGAGTCTACCAGCAAAGGATAAAAGGGGACCACGCTAAGAACCCACCTTGGAATGCACCCGATCAAGAATCAGATGACAATCATTGTATGAGAGCTTCGTAGAAATCAAAGGGATGCCTAAGTAGCAAATAAGCAAGGAACCCAGAAGAAAGTTGGATTCTATAACCAACTTCGCACGCAAATCTGAGGAGGaataacaaacaaaacaatCACTTTTTGAAGGGTTAGTGTGTAAACCAGAGATGTCAACAAAGTGGTCTAAGCAACGTTTTAGAACTTTGACAGACTCTCTATCCCCATGAGAAAAGAGTAAGAGGTCATCGACAAACATGAGCATGGCCAAGCCTAACTGATAACACTTCCAATGATATTGAAAGTCAACCACATCCCATGTATATATTACACACAATATAAAACATTCTATACGTATATTGATTTAAGATATCTGTATAAAATTGTGAACaactacatatatatgtattttatgaaaaaacgtTAATGaaatactattaaaaatatatattttagcacTCAATGACAACTAACATATACTTGTATTATATCTTCTAGTAACTTTTGTAACACCCAATTTTGGCTAACACCAATATGACTTCTTAGTATTGGGTAAAACAAGACCATATCTAAAAAATCTCCAGTTATTGATGACCATAGAACTCATTACTATAGGTTTTCTTATGATTAGCTTGTGCAACTAGTGTTTATGGTTATCATTTAATAGCAACAAGCACAAGTCCCCACTAAATCGTGCACATTTAGTGTCAACTAGTAATGCCCAAGTTTGGAGGTAATATTGGGGCTATGTCCACTCTTAGCTAATTTAGTTGGGCTCTAGCTCGATTTGGCCTTGGGGTTGGGCCAAATCATGTCAACTAGCTAGGTTGGACATGGGCTTGAGCCTAGGATGCTTGAATAGGTTGAGGCTTAGGCGTAGGTAATTAATATGGGTCTAGCTTCAACTTGGGCCTTGGGCTTGTCCAATTGAGGTTGGTTAGGTTAGTATGGATATAGTTTGGGAAATCTAAGGTAGggatattaaatttttgttgggGTTGTCGAAAATTTAGGTTGCATGAAAATGGAAATTAACGAGGAATTAATACGATATGAAACGGAAATGgagatttgatattttttttttaaaaaaatgtaagaaatgaaaACGTGGGGTAAACGTGCAAAACACTGAAATGTCAAAATGGCACAGGAAACATGCACATGAAACATATAGGAAACACCAAAATGGCACCCTTGAGGCATTTTCGTGCATTATAGGTCCAAATCGAGAATAAGGATATCATATTCTACTGGGAGATATCCTATTACTGTTCTATGGATATTTTAGCTATCATGATGGTGAGGTTTTGTTAAAATGTGGCAGAGATATAgtattcaatgaatttaataTAATGCTTTAAAACACATTATGGTTGTTTGTATTCTAAAGATTACAAAGATTTACGTCGTTCAACATAcgattacaaaaatataatgcTTTAAAATACACTATGGTTGTCTGTATTCTAAAGATTACAATGATTTATATTGTTCATCATAAGATTACAAAAATCTACAATATTCAATGCGTGATTTTCAAATGCACGTTTTTTCAACGCAAGAACGTCAGTTGAATATCATTAAAGTCAAGCATCACCTTATTGTTTTTGttaaatgcaacataaatatgAATTCATGCATTTGTTTTCCATTTTGTAATTCCAAACTCCATTTACTACCAATTGACTTCCTTCGAAATTTTAAATTCAACAACTTTAATTGTGGTGCAGAAGGTTAATTAATGGGTTTTGTTGATAGAATCATGATAAGGGAGTCGAAATGAGTGGCTAGTCGAGTAAAATGATAGAATTCCCCAAGGTTGGTAATGACAATCATTACCAACATAAGGGCAGTTTAGTCATTTTGCTTGATTGGCCACTAATTTCGACTCCTTTATCCTTATTTCTAATACATATAGAACAACCTTTATCTGATAACAACAATGCAACTAAATAGaattcaaaatcacattttaatTAGCATGCAAGACTGAGTGCAAGGTATTCTCTATTCTTTATGTTggattgaaataatttttatacaattCTTAAGTATAAGAAAACATAGGAATAATACTTGGCAAAAAAAGAAACTTGGTAATGAatattcattcgaatgagtgatttaacaagcattaaaaataaattaaggttTTAGAACGGGAAGTAGAGAGTAGAGCGGTGAATTGAATGCCACCCGATATTTACGAGATTGAGAAAAAGGAAATCTTCCTCCTTAGGCACGCAATTGACTTTCTACAACCAAATGAGTAAATGATCATTGATTTCCCTTTGACTATATCTTTTACCTTCTTTCTTGTCAACAACCTCGAATGGTCCTCTCTCTCCCCATCTCCTTATTTAAATTGAAGGTCTCAACCATTTCTCCCgtaaaaagaaaaggcaagtcttgaaagatagagagaaagggagagatggGTAGAATTCCTTGTTGTGCCAAGGATGGTGTGAAGAAAGGGCCATGGACGCCGGAAGAGGATGTCAAATTGGTTTCGTGCATTCAAGAGCATGGATCGGGAAATTGGAGATCTGTTCCCGCTAATGCTggtaaaattttcttttctttttctcttgttttccttcctttttttcttcatcATTTAGTTTCTAGTATTATTTTTGGGTTCTTTGATTGATtccataaataattaataacctcaagctctAGTGCAATACTGCCCCTACTGGAAAGAGACTCTAACACTGTCAAATTTACTTGCatgattttgtatttaatttgactatatTCGTGCATTGGGTTTTTAGGTTTGCGTAGATGTAGCAAAAGTTGCAGGCTGAGGTGGACTAATTATCTTCGCCCTGGCATCAAACGTGGAAACTTCACTAAACGTGAAGATAAATTGATCATCAGTCTTCAAGCCCTTCTTGGAAATAGGTgatgaaatttgaaaatctctctctctctctctctctctctctttctctcatatGGTTTTTCCTGATTTAGGTTGGAGATTTTGAGTTTAATTAACTAAGCtgtaaatttttttgtcttGGCGCAGGTGGGCTGCAATAGCGTCCTATCTCCCCCAGAGAACTGACAATGATATCAAGAATTATTGGAACACTCAtttgaagaagatgataaaaagCCATGGAGGCCAAAACCAGGAGGGTGTCTCCTCTTCAAGGTCCTTGTCCAAAGGGCTATGGGAGAAAAGGCTGCAAACTGACATCAACAAGACTAAGAAAGCTTTGAGCGAGGCTTTGTCCTTGGACAAACAAAGCACTTTACCTGAGCCAAAGACATCTAAAGGCTCAAACCAACCATCTGCCAGTTATGTATCCAGTACTGGAAACATAGCGAGGTTGCTCAAAAACTGGATGAAGGAGCCCCCAAAGTCATCTCAAACTGCAGCTAGGGAAACCACTTCCCAGACCTCCATCACTAATACCCCTTTCCTTACAGGTGgggaaataataaataagaccAAGGCTGGTgtttaatttctatatatttactgaTGAACCGATGACCTAAAATAATAAGTGTAACGCTTTTGCTATAGGTTCATCCAGCACTGCTCGGACCACTTTTGCACCAGGATCATCCAGCATCAATACTGAAGCATCACCAAAGGCGGTGCCAGTAGGCCTTGACTCCATTTTCAGCTTCACTCCTCCTTATAACCTTGATGCTTCCATGATCGTGGATAAGGTTGCAAACGCAACGCCTGCAACTGCTACCCTTAAGCAAGGCGAGAGGAAGCCAAAATTTGATCAAGCTCCTCTGTTAGAATTTGAGAAATGGCTtatggatgatgatgatgatgatgacgatgacgacgacgacgacgacgatgacgatgacgatgacgacgatgatgatggtgatgatggcTATGCTGGTGAAGGGCATGCTGATCGGATGAACCCCCCTCCGTCTGTGGAGAAAAACTAATCAATGGGTTGTTTTGAGGAGTTTAGTTTCAGGCTTGAGAGCAAATAGGTTTTTGTTTCTTAAGGAGTATTAAGGCCTGAACTATATTAAGGTTTCTTTCATTTTGCGTGCTTAGTTTTGTGAGTGAGGAGCTAATAGGGTTCCTCTCGATATAGCTAGGGCTTGAGCAGggacatctctctctctctctttctttttctctttctctttctcactctctctctccccctctccctCTATATCTAATAAAAgacttttatataatataatgcatttggaataaatttaaagttttttGTTATATGAAATGTTGGGTTGTTGATATATAGATTTTCTTAAGTCTCATCTCATAATTTCAAGCATAGTTTTTGGAATTAGACAAAATTGTTAAACCAATAAAAGGTAATATTCTCATTGGATTGGCCAAAACTTCACAACTAGCATTGGAATTgctatttcaaaaatataaaaacatggattactaattaattaaatgttgaAATTTCTTAActacaaactaattaattaagagtacccacaatttaaagaattaattaagatgTTCAAATCTCATACCATAACTAGTGTGCTATAAATGTTCTAAAGTtgtgctttatatatatatatatatggtgagtCATCAGCATATAGCAAAATATTTATGGAAGAAAGGCTTATAATTAATGCACattatcttataatttttaatcaatgtAAGTGTACAATACACTAATATAGAAGTACACTAAATATCACTTCTAAGTTTCTGAGTAGCACTGAAACCACTATCAACCCAAGATCTAATCTTCAAATCCATCCTCAACTTTTGCACCTCCTAGACATCTCTTCCTTAAAGTTGTCCTTATTTCAAGTTTCAGATTCTCAAGCTTTTAAATCTCACTGCACAAGGGAGTCTCCATTTGACATTTGTTCATCATCAAACATGTTCAAGAATTTTGTCAATTGAATTAGCAATACCCCAAGAAAATTAAGCATATGGCGCGTCCTCACCGGTGAGATCGCGTAAAAGGAGTCGGCCACCTCATGGCAGAAGCAATGGAGACATCTCCAAACAAGTTCACCGGTTGAGACCTAAAAATTTGGCCATTGCACATGTGTTGGGCACTGGTGTTGACCCTGGAAAATCTAATGCAAGTTGTGTCAAGGATGTTAATGGCTTTGAGAAGGTTGGAATGATGTCTGAAAATGAGAAAGGTATTGTTCAGAAGCAAAATACAAATGGAGTTTCTAGCGAAAGTGATCCTATGCAcgagatgatgaagaaaagtTCTGGAGATTTCTCTGATTAGGTTAGGATTAGGGGTGAAGAAGTGATTGAAAATGGGTTGGAGATGCAAAATAATGGATCTTTTAATCCATTGCTCGAAGAAGATGCCTTACTAGATGAACGTGATATGAATTGTGGAGGTATGGTTTAAGACTCAGGCAATTTCAAAGGGGTTCATTAGCGTATGGATGAAGGTGAGAGTTGTAACATTCCAGTGTTTTggagaagaataaaaaattatttttgtgcttTAAATGGTTCCTTGATGATTAATTGGCAATTCGTGGGATTGAGATCTTAATTGGGACAATTAAAGAGGATCATCGTGGTTGAATTAAGAGgtgatttatgaaaaataatttgtttatgatttattaatgattttgtAGACTTGAggaatttaatgaaaaatatttaatttattgtgtTTCTAAATAGAAGGGAATTGGGGAAAAAGATTATGAAATTTCTTtggtttaaaatataatttgaagttggtataaaaattaatttggtggtatttattggaattatTCTCATGCCTTACTATAtcattttatgataattttggtTAGAGGATTTTGGAACGCAACATCGGTAATTTCGTAAGTTCAAAGAAATTCTGCAAGTAAAGCGATAAACGTAAATTcagtaagggtttaatatgttttaCGTGTAAATTATTCCATCATGACTTGCATATGAGGACATGAGAGTACCTAAGCATAAGGTGGTGAATTTCTGACTGTGTGAGTCTCGAGATTGGGTCCTAGAAGAAGCCACTTGGGGCCACCAAAATCCTTTAGGGTGCGGTGAATAAACCTGCTTGCATGATTCATTTCACATTTTTCTATGTTTGTCATGAgctttaattttctatattatatattattttttctgaGTCTTAGGACTCGTCCCCCATTTCCCCCTACTAACGGCACAGATAGCTCGGGCTTTAGGAAGGGGAAAGCATTACTAGTGGATGAATCGCCAGTTGATGAGGATTGCAGGCTGTGAGAGAATTTACGTTGATTTTATGtgttatatttatgtaatttatctATTTGGTATTAGACTTGCAGGAATCGGTTGAGACTCATGTTAGTGGAATATTACGTGTGTttgttagaaattattttaattataaaaaattaggttttgtcCTAAGGCTGGTCGGGTGCGAGACTCAAgtgctgtaacaccccgtccTTTCCAACGTGCCATTATTCTCGGGATTTcctttttaatcataaattccTTAATATAAAATCCCCTTACATACATTCAACAAATCAAATGAAAGCTAAAGGAAAGGTAACAAACACTTGCGGAAGCTATAATCGAAACCTAACGGAATATTGTAATTTTCAAGGAAATTAATCCATACAAAATCATTCTATAACCACAATATTACAATATCCGACATGAAATAGCTAAAACATGCTACCTATCATGATTCTCACAATAGTCCTAGCATGGGCATAGGACCTATCACATACCTACCAGAACGATCAGACCTCGACAATCCTTTTACCTTTTTGCTTGCTCGTCTTACTTGGAAAgtggaatattccaaggacaaaagtccaattagaagatgaaacttctagtgagggtttaaaataaatttcatgaatgaatgatgcaaagacatgaacaaacatacacCCTAGTGTACCTTTCACTAGCATTCTAGCCCTGGCAAAGAACCCTAGGTAGTTAACTAGGTAAAACTCATAGCATGGGAGAGACTCTTGCGGTTTCATCCCGATAATACTCACGACGCGGGAGATTCTTGAGGTATTTGGCAAACACTCTTGGGGAAACGCGACTACATTACTAGGGCAATATCTCACCCCAACACAAGTATCGATATAACAACAATATCATGCCAAATGAAACATCACAATTATCGATGCATCATAATATAATAACATGCACATGAACCAAGAGATGCATGCAAAACACATAGGTTTTAAGGgtaaaccactcaccttgacttagcctcttagGCTTCCTCATTTCTTGTGCAAGGCATACTATTACTCAATCTTGAGCCTCAACGATCCTTgaacatcatattcattcaaaggaatattaatatttattttccctaatttttctccattttcttcctatttttccattaataattctaaaataaatacctcctcaagtattttctcaatttttttccaccataattcataaaataataaattaatttaaaaaaatacctaGGTTTCACACGCCCGCGCATGTACTGTGTGTGAAGATTAGCGCGTGCACTTCATGTGTTGGTCGTCTTCTCCAACTTCGGCCGCTGGTGACTACTCCGATACTCGATTTTCTTGCACCGCCTTAGCATATGGACTATTCCGATTACGATGGTAACCTCATTGGCTTGAAAACATGACTGGAAGGCTTCCAATTAGCCGACTAAAGCTTCAGTTTTTGGCGAACTCAATTTTTCGGCCAAGCCTTGAAACACCCTTAAACTTGCATCAAAAcctcccaaattttctaaaaatgatcGTCATCTCCTCTTGAACAAAAGCCCGTTATCCAAAACTCTCAATTTCTTCCCAAACACATCGATTGCTTggattaattttgaagaaacaCTCGGCCATCTCTGACTTATTTATAGTTACTTTCGACTGCCTCTTCGGCTAATACCGGCCTCTCCTTGCTTCACAAGGCCTGCTCTAGGCCATGATGGCCCTAGGAAGCTTCGACCAACCATGATACGACCTTTCCTGATGGTGGCCATGTGCGATTAACGATTTCTACAGATTTCACATGCTTTTTTGCAAACCAGCCCCTTTCTTTCCACTTTcttgcactttggcccttagCCCTCAAGTCCTCAGGTTCTCCAAGTTTTCACTTCGATCCCACACCTTTGAGAATTTACACTTTAGCCCTCATAATTTAGGAAAATATCACTTATGCCCccaaaataattacacttatgctcataaaaattacacttaagtccttTAGAAATTATCGAGTATTACAAGCGCCTTTCTGCTGCCTATGTATTTTTGGACTCAAGTTCTCGACAGACGAAGGTGGCGAAGCCTGGTCCCCACCTAGGACGcccatattatattatttcttttgttggTAAGGCATAACCGACCTTCGAGATAGGCCATAACTATAACCTTGGGCTACGGTGGCACCTAGGAGTAGGGCCGAGGTGTCATAgtggtggtatcaaagccaggTTACGATCAGTTGAGTGTGTTATTTGGGTCAGGGGATTTGAGGATTTTGAAAAGAGGGTGATGAAATTGTGAATGCATACTTGGGACGGGGTAGGTCATAACTAGGAATGAAATGCTTCCCCACTATAGGTATGTTTATTGATATGGGCTTGCTTAAGAAATGAGTTCCTAACATAGGCAAGCAGCGGGATGTGTGTGTGTTCCCGAATTTGGGCATTTGTGGGGAAAAGTGATTTATTTTGGTTATTGATCTAACCCTTGATTTTGTATGCAAAAAATAGAATACCCTTATACACTTTGAGGGGTTAGGCCCTAGCATGCTGAATCTAGACCCTGTGACCAGAAAACATGAGAAATCAACAAAGGTCCAATGTGCAACCCATTAAGTCTTGGGTGGACATCACGAAAGGTCACCCTCAATGTGTTCCAACTCACTAGGAATATTTTTTGCCCTCAGGTACGCAATCTGAAATTCCTCTCGTTAAATTACCTAGTGATGTTATTAAAGAATGCTCTAACTATTGGATAAATACCTTAGTGGGTTATTTTGTTGAAAAACGACTTCCATTTTCGGTGGTCCAAAGTATTGCTAAGCATATGTGGCAACGCCATGGCCTTTTAGAAGTTCTTTCGAATAATTGcagcttttcttttttcattttggttCCCAAGAAAACATGCTAAAAGTTTTTGACGCCAATCCTTATCATTTTGCGGATCgactatttattttaaaatgttgggaAAGGGGTATGAATCTAGCTAAAGAGTCTCATTCATCAATCCTCATTTGGATTAAGATTCATAATCCCCCTCTAGAGGGGTGGTCATTGAAAGGGATTTCGATTATGGTGAGTGAGATAGGGAGACCTCTTCATGCAGATCCTATGACAGAGGATAGATCAAGATTAGGATATGCTAGTGTTTGTGATGAGGTATATGTTTCTTCTAAACT
This window harbors:
- the LOC127791031 gene encoding myb-related protein 306-like — translated: MGRIPCCAKDGVKKGPWTPEEDVKLVSCIQEHGSGNWRSVPANAGLRRCSKSCRLRWTNYLRPGIKRGNFTKREDKLIISLQALLGNRWAAIASYLPQRTDNDIKNYWNTHLKKMIKSHGGQNQEGVSSSRSLSKGLWEKRLQTDINKTKKALSEALSLDKQSTLPEPKTSKGSNQPSASYVSSTGNIARLLKNWMKEPPKSSQTAARETTSQTSITNTPFLTGSSSTARTTFAPGSSSINTEASPKAVPVGLDSIFSFTPPYNLDASMIVDKVANATPATATLKQGERKPKFDQAPLCVKDVNGFEKVGMMSENEKGIVQKQNTNGVSSESDPMHEMMKKSSGDFSD